Proteins from a genomic interval of Caulobacter sp. SL161:
- the rimP gene encoding ribosome maturation factor RimP encodes MRGKTQEDRDLIEMLDPVAESLGYEIVRLRLMGGTEQRRLQIMAEHPLLEDGSGGDMNVEDCAKLSRAVSEVLDAADPIAGEYTLEVSSPGIDRPLTRLKDFDDYAGLEARIELDRVAEGRKRFKGELAGVEDDQVGLNIEGEDDVTVYFPFAWVIDAKLVMTDALMERGAKQRAARLESENEDLSESEED; translated from the coding sequence GTGCGCGGGAAGACGCAGGAAGACCGTGACCTGATCGAGATGCTCGATCCCGTGGCCGAGAGCCTCGGCTACGAGATTGTTCGCCTGCGCCTGATGGGCGGGACCGAGCAACGCCGCCTGCAGATCATGGCCGAGCACCCGCTGCTGGAAGATGGCTCGGGCGGCGACATGAACGTCGAGGATTGCGCCAAGTTGTCGCGCGCCGTCTCCGAAGTGCTCGACGCGGCCGATCCGATCGCCGGCGAATATACCCTGGAGGTCTCCAGCCCCGGCATCGACCGGCCGCTGACCCGCCTGAAGGATTTTGACGACTATGCCGGCCTGGAGGCCCGCATCGAGCTTGATCGCGTGGCCGAGGGCCGCAAGCGCTTCAAGGGTGAGCTCGCCGGGGTTGAGGACGACCAGGTGGGCCTGAACATCGAGGGCGAGGACGACGTCACCGTCTACTTCCCTTTCGCGTGGGTCATCGACGCCAAGCTCGTCATGACCGACGCCCTGATGGAGCGGGGGGCCAAGCAACGGGCCGCCCGCCTCGAATCCGAAAACGAAGACCTGTCCGAAAGTGAAGAGGACTGA
- the ppa gene encoding inorganic diphosphatase encodes MDLSKIAVGVNPPYDLNAIIEIPQGGEPVKYEIDKESGALMVDRFLHTAMFYPANYGFIPHTLADDGDPADIMVVGPTPVVPGAIIRCRPIGTLMMVDEAGSDEKILAVPVDKLHPFYTGVTSWRDLPTILTEQIAHFFQHYKDLEKGKSTKISGWADPDETAEIIRTAIKRYNESY; translated from the coding sequence ATGGACCTGTCCAAGATCGCCGTCGGCGTGAACCCGCCGTACGACCTGAACGCCATCATCGAGATCCCGCAGGGCGGCGAGCCGGTGAAGTACGAGATCGACAAGGAAAGCGGCGCCCTGATGGTCGACCGTTTCCTGCACACGGCGATGTTCTATCCGGCCAACTACGGTTTCATCCCGCACACCCTGGCCGACGACGGCGACCCCGCCGACATCATGGTGGTGGGTCCGACCCCGGTGGTGCCGGGCGCGATCATCCGCTGCCGCCCGATCGGCACCCTGATGATGGTCGACGAAGCCGGCTCGGATGAGAAGATCCTGGCCGTGCCGGTCGACAAGCTGCACCCGTTCTACACGGGCGTGACCAGCTGGCGCGACCTGCCCACCATCCTGACCGAGCAGATCGCCCACTTCTTCCAGCACTACAAGGACCTGGAAAAGGGCAAGTCGACGAAGATCAGCGGCTGGGCCGATCCGGATGAAACCGCCGAGATCATCCGCACGGCGATCAAGCGTTACAACGAGAGCTACTGA
- the trmB gene encoding tRNA (guanosine(46)-N7)-methyltransferase TrmB — translation MTTPQQPHGPLRSFGRLKSRPVKPRQQALLDTLLPEIAVPTGPFQPLDLMPEANTVWLEIGFGGGEHMASQAGRNPETLVIGAEPFVNGVASAVRHVEEQALKNVRIHEGDARDVVDWLPDTCLDRVFIMFPDPWHKARHNKRRLIQPEFVAKLARVMKSGAALRFATDWADYAEWTTERVLADPGFRFADEAADRNAIPADHVTTRYEEKKLGDCAPVFLDFVRV, via the coding sequence ATGACCACCCCGCAACAACCTCACGGACCACTGCGCTCGTTCGGCCGGCTGAAATCGCGCCCGGTGAAGCCGCGCCAGCAGGCCCTGCTCGATACGCTGCTGCCGGAAATCGCCGTTCCGACCGGCCCGTTCCAGCCACTGGACCTGATGCCCGAGGCCAACACCGTGTGGCTGGAGATCGGCTTTGGCGGCGGCGAGCACATGGCGAGCCAGGCCGGCCGCAATCCCGAGACCCTGGTGATTGGCGCCGAGCCCTTCGTAAACGGGGTGGCCTCCGCCGTGCGTCATGTCGAGGAGCAGGCGCTCAAGAACGTCCGCATCCACGAGGGCGACGCCCGCGACGTGGTGGACTGGCTGCCGGACACCTGCCTGGATCGCGTGTTCATCATGTTCCCCGACCCCTGGCACAAGGCGCGTCACAACAAGCGCCGCCTGATCCAGCCGGAGTTCGTGGCCAAGCTGGCCCGCGTCATGAAGTCAGGCGCGGCCCTGCGCTTCGCCACGGATTGGGCGGACTACGCGGAGTGGACGACCGAGCGGGTTCTGGCTGATCCAGGCTTCCGCTTCGCCGATGAGGCGGCGGACCGCAACGCGATCCCGGCCGATCACGTGACCACGCGCTACGAGGAAAAGAAGCTGGGCGACTGCGCGCCGGTGTTTCTGGACTTTGTCAGGGTCTGA
- the metK gene encoding methionine adenosyltransferase: MSRSSYIFTSESVSEGHPDKVADRISDTVVDAFLSVDPEARVACETLVTTNRVVLAGEVRAGKPDGDKKANKQLTKDILGSLEPKVRAAIKDIGYEQKGFHWQKAKYSNFLHGQSAHIAQGVDATDKKDEGAGDQGIMFGYASTETPELMPATLQYSHNILKRLAELRHSGALSELEPDAKSQVTLEYDGNGRPQRVVSIVVSHQHKKKIDGKAATSKRVLELIKPHILPIFPDGLITKKTQWLVNPTGRFEIGGPDGDAGLTGRKIIVDTYGGAAPHGGGAFSGKDPTKVDRSAAYACRYLAKNVVAAGLADRCTIQIAYAIGVAQPVSFHVDLHGTGKVDPAVLEKTLPQLIGGATPRAIREHLQLNRPIYARTAAYGHFGRTPDNEGGFSWEKTDLVGDLKGLA, translated from the coding sequence TTGAGCCGTTCGTCCTACATCTTCACCAGCGAGAGCGTTTCCGAGGGGCATCCCGACAAGGTCGCCGATCGAATCAGCGATACCGTCGTCGACGCCTTCCTCTCGGTGGATCCCGAGGCGCGCGTCGCCTGCGAGACCCTGGTGACCACCAATCGCGTCGTACTGGCCGGTGAGGTTCGCGCCGGCAAACCGGATGGCGACAAGAAGGCCAACAAGCAGCTGACCAAGGACATCCTCGGCTCGCTGGAGCCGAAGGTTCGCGCCGCCATCAAGGACATCGGCTACGAGCAGAAGGGCTTCCACTGGCAGAAGGCGAAGTATTCGAACTTCCTGCACGGCCAGTCCGCCCACATCGCCCAGGGCGTGGACGCCACCGACAAGAAGGACGAAGGCGCCGGCGACCAGGGCATCATGTTCGGCTACGCCAGCACCGAGACCCCGGAGCTGATGCCCGCGACGCTGCAGTACAGCCACAACATCCTGAAGCGCCTGGCCGAGCTGCGTCACAGTGGCGCGCTCTCCGAGCTGGAGCCGGACGCCAAGAGCCAAGTGACGCTGGAATACGATGGCAATGGCCGCCCGCAGCGCGTGGTCTCGATCGTCGTGTCGCACCAGCACAAGAAGAAGATCGACGGCAAGGCCGCGACCTCCAAGCGCGTGCTGGAGCTGATCAAGCCGCACATCCTGCCGATCTTCCCGGACGGCCTGATCACCAAGAAGACCCAGTGGCTGGTCAATCCGACCGGCCGCTTCGAGATCGGCGGCCCGGACGGCGACGCAGGCCTGACCGGCCGCAAGATCATCGTCGACACCTACGGCGGCGCGGCCCCCCACGGCGGCGGCGCCTTCTCGGGCAAGGACCCGACCAAGGTCGACCGTTCGGCCGCCTATGCCTGCCGCTATCTGGCCAAGAACGTCGTCGCGGCGGGTCTGGCCGACCGCTGCACGATCCAGATCGCCTATGCGATCGGCGTGGCCCAGCCGGTCTCGTTCCACGTTGATCTGCACGGTACGGGCAAGGTGGATCCGGCGGTGCTGGAAAAGACCCTGCCGCAGCTGATCGGCGGCGCGACCCCGCGCGCGATCCGCGAGCACCTGCAGCTGAACCGTCCGATCTACGCCCGCACCGCAGCCTACGGTCACTTCGGCCGCACGCCTGACAACGAAGGCGGCTTCTCGTGGGAGAAGACCGATCTGGTGGGCGACCTGAAAGGCCTGGCGTAA
- a CDS encoding helix-turn-helix domain-containing protein yields the protein MGMRESSDTERHPNPVDLHVGARIRMRRRILGVSQERLAEDLGLTFQQVQKYERGANRVSASKLYEIARSLQSPVDYFFEGLEDTTGGGMAERGEPFVHDFLMTPEGLELATLFPKVSRQKVRRRILELVRSMAAEDAAAGVDD from the coding sequence GTGGGCATGCGCGAGTCGTCGGACACTGAACGCCACCCCAATCCCGTCGACCTGCATGTTGGCGCCCGCATTCGCATGCGCCGCCGAATCCTGGGCGTCAGCCAGGAACGGCTGGCCGAGGATCTGGGTCTGACCTTCCAGCAAGTTCAGAAATACGAGCGCGGCGCCAATCGCGTCAGCGCCAGCAAGCTCTACGAAATCGCCAGAAGCCTGCAGTCGCCGGTCGACTATTTCTTTGAAGGCCTGGAGGACACCACGGGCGGCGGAATGGCCGAGCGGGGCGAGCCCTTCGTGCATGACTTTCTGATGACCCCCGAGGGCCTGGAACTGGCGACGCTGTTCCCAAAAGTCAGTCGGCAGAAGGTTCGGCGCCGAATCCTGGAGCTGGTGCGGTCCATGGCGGCCGAGGACGCGGCGGCAGGCGTCGACGACTGA
- the lnt gene encoding apolipoprotein N-acyltransferase has translation MIAWTRFRERPWSGPALALIAGLAAALAHPPFGVLPGLLGYAGLLHLLDNADVQRPLRSAFWRGWLAGVGYFGLGTWWVGEAFLVDAATHGWMAPFAVTGMAAGLALFWGLAALLYRALRPASAWRVLTFAGAFAALEWMRGHVLTGFPWNLPGETWKAGSAPSQLAALVGAYGLTWITLAIAGAPALWRQGRGGRAATGLAVASLIGLYGYGAIALSRPLSPSGPTTVRIVQADIKQDLKWDAERFAQIVQAYVSLTATPYAAKPADIVIWPEGALPAAVNDYLAPGTWVRQAIVDSLAPGQLLLIGGYRYEGAGPHPTYYNSLVALRRTDADLELVGIYDKHRLVPFGEYLPADRFLTVIGFKSLARLSDNFTTGPTPAPLRISPDLLVQPLICYESLFPGLAKPDPNVRALINVSNDAWFGVTSGPPQHLNLASYRAIESARPILRATPTGISAVVDARGRIVPGASLGLGESGVIDAQIPGMGQVTPYDNFGDVAFLALILISGVVSARVRIGKISSSIAPKRKLS, from the coding sequence GTGATCGCCTGGACGCGGTTCCGCGAACGGCCCTGGAGCGGTCCGGCCCTGGCGCTGATCGCCGGTCTGGCGGCGGCGCTGGCCCATCCGCCCTTCGGCGTGCTGCCCGGCCTTCTGGGCTATGCGGGCCTGCTGCATCTGCTGGACAACGCCGACGTCCAGCGTCCGCTCCGATCGGCGTTCTGGCGGGGATGGCTGGCGGGCGTTGGCTATTTTGGGCTCGGCACCTGGTGGGTCGGCGAGGCCTTTCTGGTCGACGCCGCGACCCACGGCTGGATGGCCCCCTTCGCCGTGACCGGCATGGCGGCCGGACTCGCCCTGTTCTGGGGCCTGGCCGCCCTGCTCTATCGGGCGCTGCGGCCCGCGAGCGCCTGGCGCGTCCTGACCTTCGCCGGGGCGTTCGCCGCTCTGGAATGGATGCGCGGCCATGTCCTGACGGGCTTTCCCTGGAATCTTCCCGGCGAAACCTGGAAGGCCGGATCGGCGCCGTCGCAACTGGCCGCGCTGGTGGGCGCCTATGGCCTGACCTGGATCACCCTGGCCATCGCCGGCGCGCCTGCCCTGTGGCGGCAGGGCCGTGGCGGACGCGCCGCGACGGGCTTGGCCGTGGCCAGCCTGATCGGTCTCTATGGCTATGGCGCAATCGCTCTGTCTCGCCCTCTGTCCCCGAGCGGTCCCACCACGGTGCGCATCGTCCAGGCGGACATCAAGCAGGACCTCAAATGGGACGCCGAGCGCTTCGCCCAGATCGTTCAAGCCTATGTGTCACTGACCGCGACACCCTACGCCGCAAAGCCCGCCGATATCGTGATCTGGCCCGAAGGCGCCCTGCCGGCGGCGGTCAATGACTATCTCGCGCCCGGAACCTGGGTGCGACAAGCCATTGTCGACAGCCTGGCGCCCGGCCAGCTGCTTCTGATCGGCGGCTATCGCTATGAAGGGGCCGGGCCTCATCCGACCTACTACAACAGCCTGGTGGCCCTTCGCCGGACCGACGCGGATCTCGAGCTCGTCGGGATCTATGACAAGCACCGCCTGGTGCCGTTCGGCGAATACCTGCCCGCTGACCGCTTTCTGACAGTGATCGGCTTCAAGAGCCTGGCGCGACTGTCCGACAACTTCACGACCGGCCCCACGCCCGCCCCGCTGCGGATTTCTCCTGACCTGCTGGTCCAGCCGCTGATCTGCTACGAAAGCCTGTTTCCGGGCCTGGCCAAGCCCGATCCGAATGTCCGCGCCCTGATCAATGTCTCGAACGACGCCTGGTTCGGCGTGACCTCAGGGCCCCCGCAGCATCTGAACCTGGCGAGCTACCGCGCGATCGAAAGCGCCAGGCCCATCCTGCGCGCGACCCCGACCGGCATCAGCGCGGTGGTCGACGCGCGCGGTCGTATCGTGCCGGGAGCGTCGCTCGGCCTAGGAGAAAGCGGTGTCATTGACGCGCAAATACCAGGAATGGGTCAGGTTACGCCCTACGACAACTTCGGTGACGTGGCCTTTCTGGCGCTTATACTCATATCGGGGGTTGTATCGGCGCGTGTCCGGATAGGAAAAATCTCTTCCTCTATTGCGCCTAAGCGAAAGCTGAGCTGA
- a CDS encoding hemolysin family protein gives MPSDEPSQQPAARRSRGVRAFFRRMRRRLMGGDQPPRPPETAASAAAVDLVDQAEAFQSLRVADVMTPRADIVAVELSTPFEAVAAQFAEAEHSRMPIYRETLDDPVGVIHVKDVFRLLADEAKRPAPSDLILNKLRRDALYVPASMKAADLLLRMRTSRIHMALVIDEFGGTDGLVSMEDLIEAVVGEIDDEHDDATAVAVVARPGGIFDADARAPLEELEAALSHDLAPPDMDEDIDTVAGLVVALAGRVPQRGEVIAHPDGFEFEVVEADPRRVRRVRVRGGPSRLAELALDGAQPDIERS, from the coding sequence ATGCCCAGCGACGAGCCTAGTCAACAGCCCGCCGCCCGACGAAGCCGGGGCGTGCGGGCGTTCTTCCGACGTATGCGCAGGCGACTGATGGGCGGCGACCAGCCCCCTCGCCCGCCCGAAACCGCCGCGTCCGCCGCTGCGGTCGACCTAGTGGATCAGGCCGAAGCCTTCCAGAGCCTGCGGGTCGCCGATGTCATGACACCCCGCGCCGACATCGTCGCCGTCGAGCTCTCGACCCCGTTCGAAGCGGTGGCCGCCCAGTTCGCCGAAGCCGAGCACTCTCGGATGCCGATCTATCGCGAGACCCTCGACGACCCCGTCGGCGTCATCCACGTCAAGGACGTGTTCCGCCTTCTCGCCGACGAGGCCAAACGCCCTGCGCCGAGCGACCTGATCCTGAACAAGCTGCGCCGCGACGCATTGTACGTGCCGGCCTCCATGAAGGCCGCCGACCTTCTGCTCCGCATGCGCACCAGCCGCATCCACATGGCGCTGGTCATCGACGAGTTCGGCGGCACAGACGGTCTGGTGTCGATGGAAGACCTGATCGAAGCGGTCGTCGGCGAGATCGACGACGAGCATGACGACGCCACCGCCGTCGCGGTCGTGGCGCGTCCGGGCGGGATCTTCGACGCCGACGCCCGGGCGCCGCTTGAGGAGCTGGAGGCGGCGCTGAGCCACGACCTGGCGCCGCCGGACATGGACGAGGATATCGACACCGTCGCGGGCCTGGTCGTCGCCCTGGCCGGCCGTGTGCCCCAGCGGGGCGAGGTGATCGCCCATCCCGATGGTTTCGAGTTCGAAGTGGTCGAGGCCGACCCCCGTCGGGTTCGACGCGTTCGGGTTCGCGGCGGTCCTTCCCGATTGGCGGAACTCGCGCTGGACGGCGCCCAGCCGGACATAGAGCGCTCGTGA
- the ybeY gene encoding rRNA maturation RNase YbeY, with amino-acid sequence MEIEDEAWTKAAEDAEALVWRAAQAVLDAHEDIEGQGIVILLTDDDSVQALNREFRQKDYATNVLSFPSPPNPEGQIGDIALAYGVCAREAAEQGKPLAHHLQHLVAHGVLHLLGYDHERDDEAEAMEALEREILAGLDVPDPYASDEEGR; translated from the coding sequence ATCGAGATCGAGGACGAGGCCTGGACCAAGGCGGCCGAGGACGCCGAGGCCCTGGTCTGGCGCGCCGCCCAGGCCGTGCTGGACGCCCATGAGGACATCGAAGGCCAGGGGATCGTGATCCTGCTGACCGACGATGACAGCGTCCAGGCCCTGAACCGCGAGTTCCGCCAGAAGGACTATGCGACCAACGTCCTGTCCTTCCCGTCCCCGCCCAATCCGGAAGGGCAGATCGGCGATATCGCCTTGGCCTATGGCGTCTGCGCGCGCGAAGCGGCCGAACAGGGCAAGCCGCTGGCCCACCATCTGCAACATCTGGTGGCGCATGGCGTGCTTCATCTCCTAGGATATGACCACGAGCGCGACGACGAGGCGGAAGCCATGGAGGCGCTCGAACGCGAAATCCTGGCGGGTCTGGACGTTCCCGACCCCTATGCCAGCGATGAAGAGGGACGCTGA